The following proteins are encoded in a genomic region of Rhodoferax aquaticus:
- a CDS encoding NAD(P)H-dependent flavin oxidoreductase yields MSTLPAPLNRLPFPVIGSPLFIISNPQLVIAQCIAGVVGSMPALNARPAELLEDWLKEITETLAAYNAAHPDAPAAPFAINQIVHKSNDRLEHDMALCVKYKVPIIITSLGAREEINAAAHSYGGVVLHDVINNKHAHKAIEKGADGLIAVAAGAGGHAGLKSPFALIQEIRQWFDGPLALSGAISTGDAVLAAQAMGADFAYIGSAFIATHEARAVEGYKQAIVDSDSDEIVYSNLFTGVHGNYLAPSIRAAGLDPANLPESDPSKMNFGGSSAKAWKEIWGCGQGIGAINKIQSTADYVTQLKREYVAARGRLGF; encoded by the coding sequence ATGTCCACATTGCCAGCACCTTTGAACCGTTTGCCTTTTCCGGTGATCGGCTCGCCACTCTTCATCATCAGCAACCCGCAGTTGGTCATCGCCCAGTGCATTGCTGGCGTGGTGGGCTCCATGCCCGCACTCAACGCCCGCCCTGCAGAGTTGCTGGAAGACTGGCTCAAGGAAATCACTGAAACCTTGGCTGCCTATAACGCGGCCCACCCCGACGCACCAGCGGCCCCATTTGCCATCAACCAAATCGTGCACAAAAGCAATGACCGCTTAGAGCACGACATGGCCTTGTGCGTGAAGTACAAGGTGCCAATCATCATCACGTCCTTGGGCGCGCGTGAAGAAATCAATGCCGCTGCGCATTCCTACGGCGGCGTGGTCTTGCACGACGTCATCAACAACAAACATGCGCACAAAGCCATTGAAAAAGGCGCGGATGGACTGATCGCAGTGGCGGCAGGCGCTGGTGGCCATGCGGGGCTGAAGAGCCCGTTTGCGCTGATCCAAGAAATCCGCCAATGGTTTGACGGCCCGCTGGCCTTGAGTGGTGCCATTTCTACCGGCGACGCGGTCTTGGCAGCACAAGCCATGGGCGCAGACTTTGCCTACATCGGCTCCGCCTTTATCGCCACCCACGAAGCCCGCGCCGTAGAGGGCTACAAGCAAGCCATTGTGGACAGTGACTCCGACGAAATCGTCTACAGCAACCTGTTCACCGGCGTGCACGGCAATTACCTAGCGCCTAGCATCCGCGCAGCGGGCCTAGACCCCGCCAACCTGCCTGAGAGCGACCCCAGCAAAATGAACTTTGGCGGCTCATCCGCCAAGGCGTGGAAAGAAATCTGGGGTTGCGGCCAAGGCATTGGTGCGATCAACAAAATCCAAAGTACAGCCGATTACGTGACCCAACTCAAACGCGAATACGTCGCTGCCCGCGGGCGCTTGGGTTTTTAA
- a CDS encoding glutathione S-transferase — MPTSPLPILYSFRRCPYAMRARLAIAISGQPCELREVVLRDKPEALRLASPQATVPVLVLADSTVIDQSLDIMLWALRRNDPEQWLGSTTAALQDMLALVAQCDGPFKHHLDRYKYPNRHGLSDGLADRALGAEFLQLLQDKLATNGFLAGPQRQLADMAIAPFARQFAHTDPGWFAAQNWPALQAWLLQFEDSALYASVMDKYPPWEPSQEVVQFPA, encoded by the coding sequence ATGCCCACGTCTCCCCTCCCCATTTTGTACAGCTTTAGGCGCTGCCCTTATGCCATGCGCGCTAGGCTTGCGATAGCCATCAGCGGCCAGCCGTGCGAGTTGCGGGAAGTGGTATTGCGTGACAAGCCGGAGGCATTGCGACTGGCCTCGCCTCAGGCGACCGTGCCTGTGCTGGTGTTGGCAGATAGCACGGTGATTGACCAGAGCTTGGACATCATGCTTTGGGCACTACGCCGCAATGACCCGGAGCAGTGGCTGGGCAGCACAACCGCGGCGTTGCAAGACATGCTGGCGCTGGTGGCCCAGTGCGATGGACCGTTCAAGCACCACTTGGACCGGTACAAATACCCTAACCGCCATGGCCTGAGTGATGGCTTGGCTGACCGAGCCTTGGGCGCCGAGTTCTTGCAGTTGCTTCAAGACAAGCTGGCGACGAATGGCTTTTTGGCGGGGCCGCAGCGGCAGTTGGCTGACATGGCCATTGCCCCTTTTGCGCGGCAATTTGCGCACACCGACCCGGGCTGGTTTGCGGCGCAAAACTGGCCTGCGCTTCAGGCTTGGTTGCTGCAATTTGAGGATTCGGCGCTGTACGCCTCCGTGATGGACAAGTACCCGCCGTGGGAGCCGAGCCAGGAGGTAGTGCAGTTTCCGGCCTAA
- a CDS encoding rhodanese-related sulfurtransferase, with protein MSDTTYLTAAFYKFVDLPDYEARKAPLLAFCEEHHVKGLILLAREGINSTIAGAPADVHAVLAYLRSDPLLADLHHKESFADKAPFYRMKVRLKKEIVTMGVPDISPTLMAGTYVKPADWNALISDPHVVVVDTRNDYEVEIGTFKGALDPHIQSFSQLPAWVEQAQALQARSGVKPKVAMFCTGGIRCEKSTAYMRAQGYDEVYHLEGGILKYLETVAPEQSLWEGECFVFDERVSVGHGLVPGQHQLCRACRQPLEDGATESPLFELGVSCPRCHAHTTDTQKDSARERQRQWELAKARHQTHIGAQLPKPQTSH; from the coding sequence ATGTCTGACACCACCTATCTCACCGCTGCCTTTTACAAATTTGTGGACTTGCCCGACTATGAGGCGCGCAAAGCCCCGCTGCTCGCGTTTTGCGAAGAGCACCACGTCAAAGGCCTGATTCTCTTGGCCCGTGAGGGCATCAACAGCACCATTGCCGGTGCGCCTGCCGATGTGCATGCAGTCTTGGCCTACCTGCGCAGCGACCCGTTGTTAGCTGATTTGCATCACAAAGAGTCGTTTGCCGACAAAGCCCCCTTCTACCGCATGAAAGTGCGCCTTAAAAAAGAGATCGTGACCATGGGCGTGCCGGACATCAGCCCCACCTTGATGGCGGGCACCTATGTCAAGCCTGCCGACTGGAACGCACTGATTTCTGACCCCCATGTGGTCGTGGTGGATACGCGCAACGACTACGAAGTCGAAATCGGCACCTTCAAAGGCGCGCTAGACCCACACATCCAATCGTTTTCACAATTGCCCGCATGGGTAGAGCAAGCCCAAGCACTGCAAGCACGCAGCGGCGTAAAGCCCAAGGTCGCCATGTTTTGCACCGGAGGCATACGCTGCGAAAAATCCACCGCCTATATGCGTGCCCAAGGCTATGACGAGGTCTACCACTTAGAGGGCGGCATTCTCAAGTACTTGGAAACCGTCGCCCCAGAGCAAAGTCTGTGGGAAGGCGAATGCTTTGTGTTTGACGAACGCGTCTCGGTGGGCCACGGCCTTGTGCCGGGGCAGCACCAGCTCTGCCGCGCCTGCCGCCAGCCCCTAGAAGATGGCGCCACCGAGTCCCCCTTGTTCGAACTGGGTGTGAGCTGCCCACGCTGCCACGCACACACCACCGACACACAAAAAGACAGCGCCCGCGAACGCCAACGCCAGTGGGAACTCGCCAAGGCACGCCATCAAACGCATATCGGTGCGCAACTGCCTAAGCCGCAAACCTCCCACTAG
- a CDS encoding MBL fold metallo-hydrolase RNA specificity domain-containing protein — translation MGVSLTFLGAADTVTGSKYLLRCEGKALMIDCGLFQGYKQLRLRNWAPPPEALRAIDAVVLTHAHLDHSGYLPLLVKNGFQGPIYASPGTRDLCKILLPDSGHLQEEDALFANRHGFSKHRPAEPLYTRQDALDCLPHIKAVQAHVCFQPIPGWRVTLRPAGHILGASSVLVEVAGRRILFSGDLGRPDDSLMNPPEPAPAADTVLIESTYGNRTHPPEDLLAELGPALARLAARGGVAVVPVFAVGRAQALLHAIAQLKAQGAVPHGLPIFLDSPMAVHTTHLFEQHPGEHRLSRDEVHAMTHCATMVNSTDESKALASRHGPMVILSASGMATGGRVLHHLAHHAGNHRNMVILTGYQSPGTRGATFASGARSVRIHGRDVEVNAEIVQLQSASAHADAGQLLAWLRTMPTPPDQVYVVHGEAAASDALRARISHELSLRAIVPEHGATWPC, via the coding sequence ATGGGCGTTTCTCTTACTTTCTTAGGGGCTGCAGACACAGTCACCGGCTCCAAGTACTTGCTGCGCTGCGAGGGCAAGGCCTTGATGATCGACTGTGGCCTGTTTCAGGGCTACAAGCAGCTGCGCTTGCGCAACTGGGCGCCACCGCCCGAGGCTTTACGGGCGATTGACGCAGTGGTGCTCACCCATGCCCATTTAGACCACAGCGGCTACTTACCGCTGCTGGTCAAAAATGGTTTTCAGGGCCCCATATACGCATCGCCCGGTACGCGCGACTTGTGCAAAATTCTGCTGCCAGACAGTGGCCACCTACAGGAAGAAGACGCCCTATTTGCCAACCGCCATGGCTTCTCTAAACACCGCCCCGCAGAGCCTTTGTACACCCGCCAAGACGCGCTGGACTGCCTGCCACATATCAAGGCCGTGCAAGCCCATGTCTGCTTTCAGCCCATTCCCGGCTGGCGCGTCACGCTACGCCCTGCTGGGCATATTCTGGGCGCATCCAGCGTGCTGGTGGAAGTTGCGGGGCGAAGGATTCTGTTCTCAGGCGACCTGGGTCGCCCCGACGACAGTTTGATGAACCCGCCGGAGCCAGCCCCGGCAGCGGATACGGTGCTCATTGAATCCACCTACGGCAATCGCACCCACCCGCCGGAAGACCTCTTGGCAGAGCTTGGCCCTGCCCTTGCCCGCTTGGCCGCACGCGGCGGCGTGGCGGTGGTGCCCGTGTTTGCCGTGGGGCGCGCACAGGCCTTGCTCCATGCCATTGCTCAGCTCAAAGCCCAAGGCGCAGTGCCCCATGGCCTGCCTATTTTTCTGGACAGCCCCATGGCTGTGCACACCACGCATTTGTTTGAGCAGCACCCAGGCGAGCACCGCTTGAGCCGCGATGAAGTCCATGCCATGACCCACTGTGCCACCATGGTCAACAGTACCGACGAATCCAAAGCCCTAGCAAGCCGCCACGGCCCTATGGTTATTTTGTCGGCTAGCGGCATGGCCACAGGTGGACGGGTGCTGCACCACCTGGCACACCATGCTGGCAACCACCGCAATATGGTGATACTGACGGGCTACCAGTCCCCGGGCACACGCGGGGCTACGTTTGCCAGCGGGGCACGCAGCGTGCGCATCCATGGCCGTGATGTCGAGGTCAACGCCGAGATCGTGCAACTGCAGTCTGCCTCGGCCCACGCAGATGCGGGCCAGCTCTTGGCTTGGCTACGCACCATGCCCACGCCGCCCGACCAGGTGTATGTGGTGCATGGCGAAGCGGCAGCGTCGGACGCCTTGCGCGCACGCATTAGCCACGAGCTAAGCTTGCGCGCCATCGTGCCCGAGCATGGCGCAACCTGGCCCTGCTAA
- the dnaJ gene encoding molecular chaperone DnaJ, which produces MAKRDYYEVLGVPKNAPEEEIKKAYRKLAMKHHPDRNQGDSSKVAEEKFKEAKEAYEMLSDAQKRAAYDQHGHAGVDPNMRGGAEGYGGFAEAFGDIFGDMFGQQRGRAGGGRQVYRGGDLSYAMEVTLEEAARGKDAQIRIPSWDNCDVCHGTGAKVGTQVKTCGTCNGAGQVQMRQGFFSVQQTCPTCRGSGKVIPEPCIACAGQGKIKRQKTLEVKIPAGIDGGMRIRSAGNGEPGTNGGPPGDLYIEIRLKKHDIFERDGDDLHCSVPISMVTAALGGEIDVPTLAGKAAIDIPEGTQTGKQFRLRGKGIKGVRSSYPGDLYCHIAIETPVKLTEHQRRLLKELDESFKKGGSKHSPSGDSWTDRLKSFFS; this is translated from the coding sequence ATGGCCAAAAGAGACTATTACGAAGTTCTGGGAGTACCTAAAAATGCCCCGGAAGAAGAGATCAAGAAGGCATATCGCAAACTGGCGATGAAGCACCACCCTGACCGCAATCAGGGCGACTCTTCCAAGGTGGCTGAAGAAAAGTTCAAGGAAGCCAAAGAGGCTTACGAGATGCTGTCCGACGCGCAAAAGCGCGCGGCCTATGACCAACACGGCCATGCCGGTGTGGACCCCAATATGCGCGGCGGTGCAGAAGGCTATGGCGGATTTGCCGAAGCCTTTGGTGACATTTTTGGCGACATGTTTGGCCAACAGCGCGGGCGCGCAGGCGGTGGCCGACAGGTCTACCGCGGTGGCGACCTGAGCTATGCCATGGAAGTCACGCTAGAAGAAGCCGCCCGTGGCAAAGATGCGCAAATACGCATTCCTAGCTGGGACAACTGCGATGTGTGCCACGGCACCGGTGCCAAAGTGGGCACGCAGGTCAAGACTTGCGGCACCTGTAATGGCGCAGGCCAAGTGCAGATGCGGCAAGGCTTTTTCAGCGTGCAGCAAACCTGCCCGACTTGTCGAGGTTCGGGCAAGGTCATTCCCGAGCCGTGCATTGCGTGCGCAGGCCAAGGCAAGATCAAGCGCCAAAAAACGCTGGAAGTCAAAATCCCAGCAGGTATCGATGGTGGCATGCGCATCCGTAGCGCGGGCAACGGCGAACCAGGCACCAATGGCGGACCTCCGGGCGACCTGTACATTGAGATCCGCCTCAAGAAACATGACATCTTTGAGCGCGATGGCGATGATCTGCATTGCTCCGTGCCCATCAGCATGGTCACTGCGGCCTTGGGCGGCGAGATTGATGTGCCCACGCTGGCCGGTAAAGCAGCGATCGACATCCCCGAAGGCACCCAAACCGGTAAGCAATTCCGTTTGCGCGGCAAAGGTATCAAGGGTGTGCGCTCCAGCTACCCTGGCGACTTGTATTGCCACATCGCGATTGAGACGCCCGTCAAACTCACGGAGCACCAACGCCGCTTGCTCAAAGAGTTGGATGAGTCCTTCAAAAAAGGTGGTAGCAAGCATTCCCCCTCGGGCGACAGCTGGACCGACCGCTTGAAGAGCTTCTTTAGTTGA
- the dnaK gene encoding molecular chaperone DnaK yields MGRIIGIDLGTTNSCVSIMEGNTPKVIENAEGARTTPSIIAYQEDGEVLVGASAKRQAVTNPRNTLYAVKRLIGRKFTEKEVQKDIDLMPYKIAAADNGDAWVEVRGNRMAPQQVSADVLRKMKKTAEDYLGEEVTEAVITVPAYFNDAQRQATKDAGRIAGLDVKRIINEPTAAALAFGLDKNEKGDRKIAVYDLGGGTFDVSIIEIADVDGEKQFEVLSTNGDTFLGGEDFDQRVIDFIIAEFKKEQGVDLGKDVLALQRLKEAAEKAKIELSSSSQTDINLPYITADASGPKHLNIKLTRAKLESLVEELIERTIAPCRTALKDAGVSASEIHDVILVGGMTRMPKVQEKVKELFGKEPRKDVNPDEAVAVGAAIQGQVLSGDRKDVLLLDVTPLSLGIETLGGVMTKMITKNTTIPTKFAQTFSTAEDNQPAVTIKVYQGEREIATANKMLGEFNLEGIPPASRGTPQIEVSFDIDANGILHVGAKDKGTGKESKITIKANSGLSEAEIQQMVKDAELNAADDKKKLELVRVKNEADSNVHSVKKSLTEYGDKLEAGEKEKIEAAIKDLEDALKSDEKTSIEEKNAALMAASQKLGEKMYADQQAKEGAQAAAAAGEAPEQGGAQSSRPADDNVVDAEVKEVKKG; encoded by the coding sequence ATGGGAAGAATCATCGGTATTGACCTCGGCACCACCAACAGCTGCGTCTCCATCATGGAAGGCAATACGCCTAAAGTGATCGAAAACGCCGAAGGCGCGCGCACCACACCGTCCATCATTGCTTACCAAGAAGACGGCGAAGTATTGGTTGGTGCATCCGCCAAGCGCCAAGCCGTTACCAACCCCCGCAACACGCTGTACGCAGTGAAGCGCCTGATTGGCCGCAAATTCACTGAAAAAGAAGTGCAAAAAGACATCGATTTGATGCCTTACAAAATTGCCGCTGCCGACAACGGCGACGCATGGGTCGAAGTCCGCGGTAACCGCATGGCTCCCCAGCAAGTCAGCGCCGATGTGTTGCGAAAGATGAAGAAGACTGCGGAAGACTACCTGGGCGAAGAAGTCACAGAAGCCGTGATCACGGTGCCTGCGTACTTCAATGACGCACAACGCCAAGCCACCAAAGACGCTGGCCGCATTGCTGGTTTGGATGTCAAGCGCATCATCAACGAACCTACCGCAGCCGCCTTGGCCTTCGGTTTGGACAAAAACGAAAAGGGCGACCGCAAGATCGCTGTGTACGACTTGGGTGGCGGCACGTTTGACGTGTCCATCATTGAAATCGCTGATGTCGATGGCGAAAAGCAATTTGAAGTGCTGTCCACCAATGGCGACACCTTCTTGGGTGGCGAAGACTTTGACCAACGCGTGATCGACTTCATCATTGCTGAGTTCAAGAAAGAACAAGGCGTGGACTTGGGCAAAGACGTTTTGGCCCTGCAACGCCTGAAAGAAGCCGCTGAGAAGGCAAAGATCGAACTCTCCAGCAGCTCACAAACCGACATCAACCTGCCTTACATCACCGCAGACGCATCAGGTCCTAAGCACTTGAACATCAAGTTGACCCGCGCCAAGCTGGAGTCCTTGGTGGAAGAGCTGATCGAGCGCACGATTGCACCTTGCCGCACTGCTTTGAAAGACGCAGGCGTGAGCGCTTCTGAAATTCACGACGTGATCTTGGTTGGCGGTATGACCCGTATGCCCAAGGTGCAAGAAAAGGTCAAAGAATTGTTTGGGAAAGAGCCACGCAAAGACGTGAACCCTGACGAAGCCGTGGCCGTGGGCGCTGCGATCCAAGGTCAAGTGCTGTCTGGCGACCGTAAAGACGTGCTCTTGTTGGACGTGACTCCGCTGTCTTTGGGTATCGAAACCCTGGGTGGCGTGATGACCAAGATGATCACCAAGAACACCACGATCCCAACCAAGTTTGCGCAAACCTTCTCGACTGCAGAAGACAACCAACCTGCGGTGACGATCAAGGTGTACCAAGGCGAACGCGAAATCGCCACCGCCAACAAAATGCTGGGCGAATTCAACCTCGAAGGCATCCCACCAGCCTCACGTGGCACACCTCAGATCGAAGTGTCGTTTGACATTGACGCCAACGGCATCTTGCACGTGGGCGCCAAAGACAAAGGCACTGGTAAAGAAAGCAAGATCACCATCAAGGCCAACTCTGGCTTGAGCGAAGCTGAAATCCAGCAAATGGTGAAGGATGCTGAACTGAACGCTGCAGACGACAAGAAGAAGCTGGAATTGGTGCGCGTGAAGAACGAAGCCGACTCCAACGTGCACAGCGTGAAGAAGAGCCTGACCGAATACGGCGACAAGCTCGAAGCTGGCGAAAAAGAGAAGATCGAAGCGGCGATCAAAGACTTGGAAGACGCTTTGAAGAGTGACGAAAAGACCAGCATTGAAGAAAAGAATGCGGCACTGATGGCCGCTAGCCAAAAGCTGGGTGAAAAAATGTACGCTGACCAACAAGCCAAGGAAGGCGCACAAGCAGCAGCAGCTGCCGGTGAAGCCCCTGAGCAAGGCGGCGCACAGTCTTCACGCCCTGCAGACGACAACGTCGTCGACGCAGAAGTCAAAGAAGTCAAGAAGGGCTAA
- the grpE gene encoding nucleotide exchange factor GrpE: MSDHQSPTPPSSAGVDFQSTEDMVAAQNSHEQALLEQVQAELAALQAKSSELADQYLRAKAEADNARRRAEEEISKARKFAVEGFAESLLPVVDSLEAGLAIKDATIDQIREGAQATLRQLSAALERNKVLSINPLSSDKFDPHRHQAISVVPSEQEANTVVSVLQKGYSINDRVLRPALVTVSAPK; encoded by the coding sequence ATGTCTGACCACCAATCCCCTACTCCCCCTTCTTCCGCTGGCGTCGACTTTCAGAGCACCGAGGACATGGTCGCGGCCCAGAATTCACACGAGCAGGCGCTCTTGGAACAGGTGCAAGCCGAGCTAGCCGCCTTGCAAGCCAAAAGTAGTGAACTGGCCGACCAGTACCTGCGCGCTAAGGCCGAAGCAGACAATGCGCGCCGCCGTGCAGAAGAAGAAATCTCGAAAGCCCGCAAATTCGCGGTCGAGGGTTTTGCTGAAAGCTTGCTGCCCGTAGTGGACAGCCTAGAGGCGGGCTTGGCGATTAAAGACGCCACGATTGACCAGATCCGCGAAGGGGCGCAAGCCACCCTGCGCCAACTCAGCGCTGCGCTAGAGCGCAACAAAGTGCTGAGCATCAATCCCTTGTCCAGTGACAAGTTCGACCCCCATCGTCACCAAGCCATCAGCGTGGTCCCTTCTGAACAAGAAGCCAACACAGTCGTCAGCGTGTTGCAAAAAGGCTATTCCATCAACGACCGCGTGCTGCGCCCCGCCTTGGTGACGGTGTCTGCGCCAAAGTAA
- a CDS encoding FKBP-type peptidyl-prolyl cis-trans isomerase, which translates to MQTTASGLQYEDTEEGTGAIATKGQSVTVHYTGWLFQDGAQGAKFDSSKDRNDPFVFRLGAGMVIKGWDEGVAGMKIGGKRTLIIPADLGYGARGAGGVIPPNATLKFDVELLGTSG; encoded by the coding sequence ATGCAAACCACTGCATCCGGACTTCAATACGAAGACACTGAAGAAGGCACAGGCGCAATCGCCACCAAAGGACAAAGCGTCACCGTGCACTACACCGGTTGGTTATTCCAAGACGGCGCGCAGGGTGCAAAGTTTGACTCCAGCAAGGACCGCAACGATCCTTTCGTATTCCGTTTGGGCGCAGGCATGGTGATCAAGGGTTGGGACGAAGGCGTTGCCGGCATGAAAATAGGTGGTAAACGCACCTTGATCATTCCCGCTGATCTGGGCTACGGAGCACGCGGCGCGGGTGGCGTCATCCCCCCTAACGCGACCTTGAAGTTCGACGTTGAGCTCTTAGGCACTTCGGGCTAA
- a CDS encoding winged helix-turn-helix transcriptional regulator, whose amino-acid sequence MSLKESAATGQLLSLLESRYAMRVLWALRDGHGQTFRLLQDSVGGITPNTLNTRVKELREAGLLTHGSEGYAVTALGADLLKRLGDLQTFAAKWSNAQAKKAQ is encoded by the coding sequence ATGAGTTTGAAAGAATCGGCCGCTACGGGCCAGCTGCTAAGTTTGTTGGAGTCTCGCTATGCCATGCGCGTTTTGTGGGCACTGCGCGATGGGCACGGACAGACATTTCGCTTGCTCCAAGACAGCGTCGGCGGCATCACCCCTAACACGCTGAATACTCGGGTCAAAGAGTTACGCGAAGCTGGGCTCCTGACGCATGGCAGCGAAGGCTATGCGGTCACTGCGCTGGGAGCGGATCTACTTAAACGCTTAGGGGACCTGCAAACCTTCGCTGCAAAATGGTCCAATGCGCAAGCGAAAAAGGCACAGTAG
- a CDS encoding late competence development ComFB family protein → MVFNFEQVHNYYERLIFEEVAVQATSHPEFTMDMLADVACVALNRLPARYVRHDVDMMFYLTEGERHVIESSIGDALKFAFDFVQERSNKPAL, encoded by the coding sequence ATGGTGTTCAATTTCGAGCAAGTGCATAACTACTACGAACGACTCATTTTCGAGGAAGTCGCAGTCCAAGCGACCTCGCACCCAGAGTTCACGATGGACATGCTCGCTGATGTTGCCTGTGTGGCGCTTAATCGCTTGCCCGCACGCTATGTACGCCACGATGTGGACATGATGTTCTACCTGACGGAAGGCGAGCGCCACGTGATTGAAAGCTCCATCGGAGACGCACTGAAGTTCGCTTTTGACTTTGTGCAAGAGCGAAGCAATAAACCCGCTCTCTAA
- a CDS encoding shikimate dehydrogenase: MGSDRSQYKLAGVMGWPVAHSRSPVIHNHWIAEHQLVGAYVLLPVQAQRLQQALRALPALGFAGCNLTIPHKVEAMQWVDHLHPMAKRIGAINTIVVEPDGSLTGKNTDGFGYMQSLLDVRPDWQAKAGPIVVLGAGGAARAVIASLIEYGATEIRLLNRTFSKAQELSQEFGIPVQAYPWESRDDALANANLLVNTTNQGMHGEPALDIALNALPSTALVSDIIYVPIETPLLAAAKVRGNTTINGLGMLLNQARPAFESWFGVRPEITPTLLAKVQATF; this comes from the coding sequence ATGGGCTCGGATAGGTCTCAGTACAAACTCGCTGGTGTCATGGGGTGGCCGGTGGCCCATTCGCGCTCACCTGTTATCCATAACCACTGGATCGCTGAGCATCAGTTAGTAGGGGCTTACGTCTTGCTGCCCGTGCAAGCGCAACGCTTGCAGCAGGCCTTGCGGGCCCTGCCCGCGTTGGGGTTTGCCGGATGCAACCTCACCATTCCCCACAAAGTCGAAGCCATGCAATGGGTGGATCACCTACACCCCATGGCCAAACGCATCGGGGCGATCAATACGATTGTGGTCGAGCCAGATGGCTCATTGACCGGTAAAAATACCGATGGGTTTGGTTACATGCAGAGCCTGCTAGATGTACGGCCCGATTGGCAAGCCAAGGCTGGCCCCATTGTGGTTCTCGGTGCAGGCGGAGCAGCCCGTGCGGTAATTGCCAGCCTGATCGAATATGGCGCCACTGAAATCCGCTTGCTCAACCGCACATTCTCTAAGGCCCAAGAACTAAGCCAGGAATTCGGCATACCGGTACAAGCGTATCCTTGGGAATCGCGCGATGATGCGCTTGCCAATGCCAACTTGCTGGTTAACACGACCAACCAAGGGATGCATGGAGAACCTGCTTTAGACATTGCACTGAATGCCTTGCCGTCCACCGCTCTGGTATCAGACATCATCTACGTACCAATTGAGACACCGCTGCTAGCGGCAGCCAAAGTGCGAGGGAACACCACCATCAATGGCTTGGGCATGCTGCTGAACCAAGCACGCCCAGCGTTTGAATCGTGGTTTGGGGTGCGGCCGGAGATTACGCCAACCCTGCTGGCAAAAGTGCAGGCAACGTTTTAG